The Sminthopsis crassicaudata isolate SCR6 chromosome 5, ASM4859323v1, whole genome shotgun sequence genome contains the following window.
gaaacaataacaaaatagttTAAAGCTGATTCACTTTACAAACTTACCACATCATTTTATAGGGCTTATTCTATATCAAAAGTGACAAGGGAAGACTGTTCAGAATTATTAGAGATAAATCATCTCACagtgcttttgtttgttttgcaaatgTTGGTATAATTCACATCTAAATTTGATGCAGAACTTAGGTTGTATTAAAACAGTTCAATTTTTCAGCCACATGCTGTGTGTTCATCAGTGCTAGGAGTCTGGAAGAGACTGGCTGTGAGTACCATTTCTTGTCTTCAACTGTGATTGAGCAATGTCTGCAAGGGCACTCTGTATTTTTTCTAAAAGCATATCTCCTCTGCAAACAACATCTTCAAGACAAGTAGCAGCCTCATGGTTTTCCTCTTCCAGCTTACACAAGCTTgcagccttaaaaaaaataaaaaccaaggcAAATATCTTTAgaatgaaagggaaggaaaacaactttggtgattaatgaagattaaaagtgaaaaaactcAGCAATACATTGATGTGCTTTTAAATCTGGATGGGTTTCCATACAATGAAATTAATAGACttgggagaaaaatcaaaattagtcaatattttatatattgagcAAATATGGCTATGTAGCTTTTCAATTACTAGGAACTTCTTAAAATCTACTGATGACTGCTCTGCTTATCATTTTTCAATGTTAATATAATACCATATCCAGATTTTTACCTTACTCACACCTTTAATTAGGAGGAAATAAGCCACATTTACAgtatgctttaaggttttcaaagcatttccTCACAAGAAGCCTATGAAATAATAGTGctaatattatccttattttaaggATATTGAAACTAAGAAAGGGCAAGTGCCTTGCCATAGTCAGAGAGCTAGCAGATATATTTGAGGTAGTATATTTGAGGTAGTATACAAAGCTAGATTTTCTGCCTGTTGAGAAAGTTAACAAAAAAGGAGGTTAGCTTAGAAATCAGGAAAAGGCTGAAAAACTGCATAGTGAGGTTTGCCCTCAAGTGTGGAATCTAGGCCTACTTTCATGTGCTAGGCTTTAAATATTACAACAAAAGATATTaatctaattatttaaaaattttctgttgTTAAACAATCTTATGTGAGGGATGAGAGATGCACCTTACCTGCAAAGCAGCTGTGGATTCTTCACTAGGTAATGAATCTATCAAAACATCTATGTCCTTTGCTGTTCGTGCAATTAGTGCTGCAAAGAGCTGGGCATATTCTATAGAAAGAATTTAACTTGATTAGGCGATTACAGAA
Protein-coding sequences here:
- the MED21 gene encoding mediator of RNA polymerase II transcription subunit 21 isoform X2 — encoded protein: MADRLTQLQDAVNSLADQFCNAIGVLQQCGPPASFSNIQTAINKDQPANPTEEYAQLFAALIARTAKDIDVLIDSLPSEESTAALQAASLCKLEEENHEAATCLEDVVCRGDMLLEKIQSALADIAQSQLKTRNGTHSQSLPDS